DNA from Nitrospira sp.:
AACATGTCGGCCACCGCCTGGAGCTCCTTCTGTGGAGCGGTCTTATGCTCCGCAGCCGGCGGCCCCCACATGGTAACCGGTTCCAAGAGCAGCTTCTTGTATGTGCCGCGTGGGATGAGGGCCACGCGCGGACTCTTGTACACCAGGAGCGCCTCTCCCTCCTTGCCTTTCTGCATCAGTGGGTACAGATCGCCAAGAAAGCCGGATCTTTCCATCGACCTCCCTTGCTTGGTCGACGCACACCCGACCAGCAGGGCCACCATGATGAGCAATGCGACACGGGACAATGCAACCATCGGACACCTCCTTAACAATGACGATGATCCTGTGCAATGTTTTCTGCCGACGCAGTGGGATAATCTTTCTGTGAAACGCTCCTCCCCCTTACGCCGGTGACGACGGTGTCGGCAACGCGGCGGCGGCTGGAGCCGGCGTGCCGTCGATCCAAAAAGAATGACCCGCTCTGCTCCATAGTCCTGACGCAACCGATCGACAATGGTCTTCAGTCGGCTTCCGTCTACTCCTGCAGATACCGGTGTAGCCATGCTCCCTCATCGACCGCCACAAACTCGCCGAAGCCGAAGTGGCTCGACCAGCTCAACGCGGTAGGACCATTCACGGGAGTGCCAAAGGTCAACGTGGCGCCTCAGAACAACACCGGACGCATCGAGGCCAGCCTTTCTGATGCCGGCATTGTAGCGGATGTGCGGAGGGATTGACAGAACAGGCGCAGGCCCCACGAGAAGTAAAAGTAGATTTGGATAGCATTACTGAATCGAGTGTTGCTTCCCAGACAAAGGTATCCGACCCCTTTACTTCTTTCCGGATGCAGCTTAAGCGCTTTCTTCGCCTTCTGCCGACGCCACACATGATGGATCGATTTAGTCGGCGGATCAGGAATAACGCCTGGTGGATTCTTTTCATCAACGGTTAGTTCAAACGATTTCTTTCGCTGCTCATCCGTTTCATCTTCACGTAATGTTGCAGTCATCTCCATCACACTGAGCTTGGCCCAAGGCATTTGTTCCGATCGCTCGCCTTCCCTTTGTTCCTTTTCAATCGCGACGAGCAAACTCTGAAAGGCAGGTTCCAAATGGGCCTCGTCATGCACGAGCAGTACATCCTGTCCAAGAAACCCAGCATGCAGCGGCTTTGACTTGAATCCAATCCCATAGCCGTTGAAGAGCAGCCGGCTTCCGATCATGTCCACCGTGCCGCAGATCACCGCTGGTCGAGAAGGATCAGCCGACCATTCCCGGTTGTCAGCAAACTGACCGCGCAAGGTACTGATCGCCAGCTGCTGAGCATGAACCGGTACATTCTTCAGCTTCGGCAAGTTTCTGCGGATTTTCTCGACTTCACTGGTCGTCTGATCAACCACAGTCCGCCGGTTTACGACATAGACCAGGCGGCGTGGCATTTTCTCAGGCTGGTTCATCAGGGCAATGAGCCATATGGCGATGACTGATGTCTTGCCTAAGCCGGTCGGCAAGTTGCACGAAGAGGGAAACTTTCCATCACTAAACCACTTCTCGTACAGCTCTCTCTGCCAAGGAAACGACCCCCCCGTGTCCGTCAGAATCTTGAAAGCTTCTTCAAATTTGATCATTCGAGTTCTCCCGTCGGCACATCTACCAATTCAGGCAGTGTCGGGGCACAGGCGAAACGAATCTGGAATGGGTAAGGCTCATGGCCTGTCGCTTGCTCGAACCAGCGTACAAATGCGTCTCGATTGTTCATGTGGATTGTCCTATGCTTTGGACTTCATCATCTCCCGCTTCCTGACGCCCCTTGCTCATTCACAGCCTATGTTTTTCATCCGGAGATTCGCCGTCTCGACTAGGAGTCGAGGCGAGCAATTGAGTAATGTCCTCCATTTCCTCGATGGCCAGTAGAATCTGTTCCAGCGGCAATTGCGCCCAGCGGCGTAGTTGTTCACGGCGCGCGCCTTCGAAGGTGGTCAGGCGCCAGTCGAATTCTGGTGTGTGTGATTCATTGTCCGGCATCGTCTTCCAACCTCATGCGCAAGTGTTCGATATCTATCCTATCCTGCTCCCGGCCCGCGACCTCCTTCATCTTGATCAGCGTGGGGATGCTGACAAAACGCACATCAATGGCCCCATACAGAGGTTTGATCAGCGCGTTGGCATACTCCTCCTCAAACGGGAAGGGTTCCTGCACGAATATATCGATCGATGTCTCCCGGTGACGATCGCTCCAAAGTTGCAACACTTGCATGTTCTTCTCGCGTATCCAGCCCTCGCGCGTGGCTCGATCGGCAAATTGCTCCGCCGTGACCGGTACCAGTGGTTTGTAGCCAAGTGACGCCAGAGCGGCAAACGTTCGTTTGATATTGTCCGGTATCAATTGGACAACAAAATCGGCGTCCTTCGTAAAGCGCAGATACCCATGGGCGTTCACCGCAAGCCCACCGGCGACGAGATACCGCACCCCGGCCTCGTTTAGCGCGCGAACAATGGTTTCAAAACTAGCCAATCTCACGATGCAACTTCCTTTCCTTCAGCCACATATAGGCGGCGCATGCTTTGTAGCGC
Protein-coding regions in this window:
- the cas3u gene encoding type I-U CRISPR-associated helicase/endonuclease Cas3 — protein: MIKFEEAFKILTDTGGSFPWQRELYEKWFSDGKFPSSCNLPTGLGKTSVIAIWLIALMNQPEKMPRRLVYVVNRRTVVDQTTSEVEKIRRNLPKLKNVPVHAQQLAISTLRGQFADNREWSADPSRPAVICGTVDMIGSRLLFNGYGIGFKSKPLHAGFLGQDVLLVHDEAHLEPAFQSLLVAIEKEQREGERSEQMPWAKLSVMEMTATLREDETDEQRKKSFELTVDEKNPPGVIPDPPTKSIHHVWRRQKAKKALKLHPERSKGVGYLCLGSNTRFSNAIQIYFYFSWGLRLFCQSLRTSATMPASERLASMRPVLF